The Methanoculleus marisnigri JR1 genome window below encodes:
- a CDS encoding molybdopterin dinucleotide binding domain-containing protein, translated as MANRITLNMITQRSIEEGVAMEKGKTTPEYFEACSIIEMHDDDVKALGLVPNQLVRVTSECGSVVVKAVKGRQSLYPGLAFIPQGVWANQVVPPRTQATGEPQYSGFPVTVESVNGERRKSALELVQGAVGMWRGDQ; from the coding sequence ATGGCGAACAGGATTACATTGAACATGATCACCCAGCGCTCCATCGAAGAAGGCGTTGCGATGGAAAAGGGCAAAACGACCCCGGAATACTTCGAGGCCTGCTCGATCATCGAGATGCACGACGACGACGTTAAGGCGCTCGGCCTGGTTCCGAACCAGCTGGTACGGGTGACGAGTGAATGCGGAAGCGTGGTCGTCAAGGCCGTCAAAGGGCGTCAGTCGCTCTACCCTGGCCTTGCATTCATCCCGCAGGGTGTCTGGGCAAACCAGGTGGTACCTCCCCGGACCCAGGCGACCGGGGAGCCGCAGTACAGCGGTTTCCCCGTGACGGTCGAGTCGGTGAACGGGGAGAGGCGCAAGAGCGCGCTCGAAC